The sequence AACGTATTGAGTCGCCCAAACCTTCATCCTGTCGTCACGATCTTGAGTCCAGTAAGAGCTTTGGGTCTCCCGAAGCACGAGAATCGCGTTCACTACCTTAACCAGAGAGCGCATGTCCAGGATACCCATGTATGATCCAGCCTGTGTCCCAGGGGGTCCTCTGATGACTTGCCCGAATTCTACCTTGGGGTTCATCTTGCTTTTGTTGTCCAAGAAGAACGTGTTAATAAAATCCGCCACGGACTTTTCGTGTGATTGGGCTCCAGAAGCGGCGGCAGCGATTGCATTCCAAAGTACGGACTGGCTCACTTGACCGATGTATGCCGAGCTCTTGATGTCTCGAGTATCAGGATTAACCTTTCCATCGCGGGATTTGTAAGGACATGAGGACCAGGCTTTACTCAGTGTTAGtgaaataaaataaaataaaataaaacaagGGAGGAAATACTTGCTGGACTGAGGAGGCATGCTTTTCGTCGGAGACGGGGTACAAGACTTGGTTTTTGTAGGCCCAGGCGCTCTCAGAGGCGATTCTTCTGGGTAACTTGATGATGCTGTAGACCCAGTAGTCAACCCAAGGGGCCCCGGTAGGGTTGCTATCGAGGTGTGCGCCAAATTTGCCGGAACCTCGAGACGATTTGAGCCAGTAGCTTTGAGAGGCAAATCGCGCACGACTCGTTGGTGATTATGGTTATCTTCGCCTGATCTGGTAGACTTGGGCCCTATGATGCTCGTCTCTGTTGACTTCTCCAAGCCCGCAGAGAATCCATTTTCGGAGGAAAGTGTTTCGGTAAACTTGTCGACTTCGTCCTTGATATACTCTAGCCCTTCCAAAATACGAGTAGAGGTCACATCACTGGTCGCCAGTTCTTGCTTCTCGGTCCCAAGAAAGAGGTCGAAGATGTCGCCCATCATATCCAAAAGCCCCAAACCAAGACTAGAATTGGGGGCCACACGGAATGGATCATCGTAATCCACATGGCGCTTGATCCTTTCGAATAAGGATCCAGATCCATTGTGCGGCTTGGATGCTCCAGCCAAGTCGTCCGGCGATTGTCCTTGGGAACTCTGAGGGTGTACTTGCTGGTCCCGAGCATCTGGGTCTACTGGCCCATTGGTATTAGTTCTCGCTTTCCCGCACCAGTTACAATTAGGCCAGTGACTAGATGAGGTATTAATGGCGATAGCCTTAAAGTCATAAGAGACACGAACTATGGTGCCCAGCTTAGATAGTCGCGAGGGTCGCCACTTGATGCTCGAACTTGACTGTTCGTTATAGCTGCATTGCGCCAGTTCCATTAGACACTCATAAGCTCTGGGAAAGCGTTACGCACTCCATGGTCCTCGCTTAGCTGAATTTTTACCGTCACGGATAATTCTATCTCTTGCGCTGCGAGTCTTTTCATCGTTCTTGGCCGTGACTACATATTTCGGATTGACAAAATCATTTGGGTCGCCTAGTAGTTTGCGGTCAAGTAACATAGATCGAAGATAGCATAGAACGCTTACCAACAGAACTACCAGCAAGGACAAGGATAGTGACCAATATCAGAGTCTTTTGGCTACTCATCGTAATATGGTGGATTGGATGAGGCGGGCTTTGGAGTCGGGACCAGCCTAAGGTAGAGCAAATTTATAGGGGCTCAAGAGCTCGTGTTTCCTGTTTGTATCCTTTTATTCGTTCCATAGAGTTCTTTAAATAGTTTTTGTTAGACAGGGGCCATTGCAATAGGGGTAGTGCAGCAATTTCTAAAACATAGCTGACCAATCCCGGCGTCTGTTGTCATCCCCGTAGCTAGTTTGCCCCGAACCATGACCACACCGGTCATCCCAATGTCACCAGCACAACCTGTCGAGGCAGCGACTCACACCGAGGAGGCAGATTTTTACCACTTGCACAGACAAGTAATGGAAGAGCGAGTGGAAAAGGATGGAAATCTCAAAAGACAGCTACAAAGTATGTGAGCAGATTTAAATTTTCTGTGGCGCCCGACCCATGGGAATGTATGCGTAGGCGATCCCACATGCAAGCAGGAGTAAGGGCCAAGTCATGGGAGGCGAGGATGCGTAAGACTGCTGCCGAGACGGCTGTGAAAAGACTTCACAAGGAAATGATTGAGGAAAAGGCGGCAGAAGCTGCAAGGTAAGAGGTTTGTCACAGCCGATATAAAGGGTCTGACCAGTTCCCTGAGAGTAGGCGACGAGAAGTTTCGCAGGAGCGTAAGAGGGTACGAGCAGAAAAGGCACGTCTTGAAGAATTGGCTGCGAAGGTATGTAAATTTGAAAAGCTCCTTAATTATACTAGCCTGATATCGGACAAGATGAGTGCAAAAAAGGCGGAGCGATTACGAAAGAGAGCAGGCCGGAGCAAGAAAGTGAACGGATAGACTCTCGCTCAGATGACGCATTTTTGTATATTTTCGTATCATTTGTTATGGACCATTCTATGAATAGACAGCGCTTTGTTAAGAATATAGTACTGGTACATGTATTAGCTCGTTAGATGGTCCATGATGTATCGAtttctccttccttgatgaATGGTTTGTCAATCCCCGAAACCACAGAGTCGCAAAGTGGGCAGCTCCCTGCGAGAACATTATCCAGCTCGGCCCTCAAAGATTCGATTCTTGAGCCAGTTTCCCCTTCATTAGCATGATTATGATTAATCCCAATAGCACCGCCAATGGCTTTCCCACGATCACCCCATACACCTACGGCTGTGGCAAGCGCGTCTGGCACAATCAAGTCTCGTAGTTTGTCGCTTGCTGTGACCATCACGCTCCCCATGGTCGCAGCAGCCGTAAGTGGGTTCAGAGCACGAGTAAGACTGCCGTTGACACCTCCAGTAGCGAAGGTGGCGGAAAGCAGCGTCCGTTGTGCTTGAGTCGAAGCTCGGGACGCTTGGGGAGTTGATGGCGGCACAGGTGCAACTGGGGCAGATATTACAGGCTGCCCATTTGTTTCTTGACTCGACGCCAATTTGACTAGCTCAGTTTGAAGTGCAACTATGCGCCGCAACTGAACCGCAGATAATGATTCTTTCGCCTGCGTGGCTACGTATGAGTAAATAGTCGAAAAATGTTGAAAATACTCACTAGTCCAATCAAGCAGTCCGCGTGGAATGTGTGCTGACAGGGGAAAGCATAAAACTGGCGTAACAGGAGAGGTGCTTGACATTGAGTACACCTTTCACCCTGTTCTATGATCACAAATCTGTTCTTCAATTGGGATATATCTCGAGAGACCGCAGCGGCAGACTCCATTGCGCCATCCATGTCTTGCTTGAGCTCGACTATCCGAGCGCTGTAATCTTCCAGGGCATTGCAGATATCGTCCTTGAAATCGTCGATCACAACGAAATCAGGGAAGAACGGCAAAATATCTTCTATCTTTAACAATTCGGTGTTCGAAAGGAATTGCATAGCACTGAAAAAGTAAATTTCTAAGATGCCTTCGAAATATAAGCACTGAATTAACCTACGTTTTGATATCCTTCTTATCCTCTACCACGTATCGTGCAACTTTGAGCCAAAGTTTCTTCCGGAGTTGAATATCATCTTCGGGCATGTTGGCTGTAATCTGAGCCAGTTCAAGGTCGCCCTTTTCCAGGGCCAGTGAAACGCTCTCTTCGTACAATCCCATTTTAGCATAGATGTGAACGCATGGCTGTATGCGTCCATTTGTACGGCAGATACGAAGAGCGTAATCGAGATCATAGTAAGGCCTGCTACTGATCGGGTCGCTTGGCGCTGTAGTCAAGAAGCGCAGGAGTGGCCCATCATCATTATTTGCTGCAAGGAATGTTACTATTAGATTGTGTATTGTGGGAGTAGTGTTTCCTTGTTCGAAGACGAGGTGATTCAAGTATCGCACGGAATGATTCTGTTGAAGGGGATTTACTGGTCGGTGTTGCTGCTGAAGCAGCGCTGGTATGAGACGAATGGGATCTAATGCGGGACGTCGTGTCCATGCGTCAACTGTTTCTTTAGGAGCTGATCTTATCATGGCCGAAGCGAAGCGGTAGTAGAGCTCAAGGTCCGGCTTCGAGGCTATGTCAATATGAAGGACTTTTCGATAAATTAGCTCACGCACCTGGCGATGTAAAACATCGATGGCTTTAACCCATTCCTCTTCAGACACCCAGTGCTCAATAATTCGTTCGAAATCACCAGTTACACCAGCAAAATCAAGAAAGACATCTGTACGTCCATGACCACGGATCAAGTCATATGTTGTTTTGCGGTCGAGATTGGCCTAAAAAGGCCGTAAGTTACGTAGTAACAAAGTAAAGTTCATGCAAACCTTGTATGTCTCAAAGAACTCTTGAAGTTCTTCTTCTAAATGAATTTGCTCTGCTTGCAAGTTGCTCACATCGTTGGATGCAGATGAAGATGCGATCAAATCATCAAGTTCGTTACACTTGCTAAGGTAGAACTCTATGAGCCAAGTTGCGAGCATAGCTCTTTGGGTAACATCCTACGACCAATGCTCAGATCAAAGCACTTCATGCCTTGGCTCTACTCACCGTCTTGCGAGTAGTGGCAAGTCGCGACCTAAGGAAATATCGCAAGGCGTCTCGCTCACCGACATCCACGAATTTCAAAGCAACTTCTTCGAATGGAGCTGATACAGATTGAGAGTAAGATTGGGCA comes from Rhizoctonia solani chromosome 4, complete sequence and encodes:
- a CDS encoding alginate lyase, with product MSSQKTLILVTILVLAGSSVGDPNDFVNPKYVVTAKNDEKTRSARDRIIRDGKNSAKRGPWTITNSQVRASSGDPRDYLSWAPYHWPNCNWCGKARTNTNGPVDPDARDQQVHPQSSQGQSPDDLAGASKPHNGSGSLFERIKRHVDYDDPFRVAPNSSLGLGLLDMMGDIFDLFLGTEKQELATSDVTSTRILEGLEYIKDEVDKFTETLSSENGFSAGLEKSTETSIIGPKSTRSGEDNHNHQRVVRDLPLKATGSNRLEVPANLAHTSIATLPGPLGLTTGSTASSSYPEESPLRAPGPTKTKSCTPSPTKSMPPQSSKYFLPCFILFYFISLTLSKAWSSCPYKSRDGKVNPDTRDIKSSAYIGQVSQSVLWNAIAAAASGAQSHEKSVADFINTFFLDNKSKMNPKVEFGQVIRGPPGTQAGSYMGILDMRSLVKVVNAILVLRETQSSYWTQDRDDRMKVWATQYVRWVEASAMGKKAERAANNHGSFYPNQIAAMKILSGDIVGAKQVLQSYFDNQFQDQIVASGEQASLTWCFNLEAMITNAKLGDYIGINYWSTRTKYGATIQTAVDYIISLDPGNERVEEALPHVAAVAAVYGDPRRKYTNYLKSVNRNYDKKPFWFYDQPAAIMNKPKGKRDVVDIASPSTVGSGSEATMIDTDSEDPAPSTEPEDPSEPQNVEAAGVDQDHPPEMFAHGRLVELEEGLFVGWDNVREFYRKVGQSIRQRAYDPEQTIVSPPMFQDGKEVELEDGLDVDWDGISSFYGPGANINTSN
- a CDS encoding Cgr1 domain-containing protein, with translation MTTPVIPMSPAQPVEAATHTEEADFYHLHRQVMEERVEKDGNLKRQLQSMRSHMQAGVRAKSWEARMRKTAAETAVKRLHKEMIEEKAAEAARRREVSQERKRVRAEKARLEELAAKMSAKKAERLRKRAGRSKKVNG
- a CDS encoding vacuolar protein sorting-associated protein 18, producing the protein MAMQDYIGELSLGKKPQEATVHKMFLDPSGKHLLITTAQGDNYYLYEGWKKSKQLGRLKMVIEAVAWNDEKLFPYSGASSHSGPSTHEILLGGRNGTIYEALISPAEEFFKSPDRYVQAVYTLPDKQSVCGIKFERLKDDPSRAVVVIATASRLYQLVGPVGGKADTDGSRVFETLFASYNRDTPAKYMELSGGLQYSTLQFYSPEHAGGAPGKRLAWLTSRGLFHATLATARQLAGDLSSQDFLDTSSLLPYPTSLADGSSRSPGGNNFPLGVVLTEFHFLLLLSDRVMGYSRLDDSLIYDEAISLRRAERLLGIVSDPINRTLWIYSTNGLYEVVRVDEERDVWKIYLDKADYALALKFAKLPRHRDTVLAAQGAAFFNQGQFIQAAQSYSQSVSAPFEEVALKFVDVGERDALRYFLRSRLATTRKTDVTQRAMLATWLIEFYLSKCNELDDLIASSSASNDVSNLQAEQIHLEEELQEFFETYKANLDRKTTYDLIRGHGRTDVFLDFAGVTGDFERIIEHWVSEEEWVKAIDVLHRQPDLELYYRFASAMIRSAPKETVDAWTRRPALDPIRLIPALLQQQHRPVNPLQQNHSVRYLNHLVFEQGNTTPTIHNLIVTFLAANNDDGPLLRFLTTAPSDPISSRPYYDLDYALRICRTNGRIQPCVHIYAKMGLYEESVSLALEKGDLELAQITANMPEDDIQLRKKLWLKVARYVVEDKKDIKTAMQFLSNTELLKIEDILPFFPDFVVIDDFKDDICNALEDYSARIVELKQDMDGAMESAAAVSRDISQLKNRFVIIEQGERCTQCQAPLLLRQFYAFPCQHTFHADCLIGLAKESLSAVQLRRIVALQTELVKLASSQETNGQPVISAPVAPVPPSTPQASRASTQAQRTLLSATFATGGVNGSLTRALNPLTAAATMGSVMVTASDKLRDLIVPDALATAVGVWGDRGKAIGGAIGINHNHANEGETGSRIESLRAELDNVLAGSCPLCDSVVSGIDKPFIKEGEIDTSWTI